In the genome of Paenibacillus pabuli, the window GGCGATCAACCCGGAGCTGCATGAATCGGCCGTCATTGACGGAGCCAATCGGTGGCAGCGAATCATTCGAATTAATATTCCATCCATCATGCCCACGGTCGCTATTATGTTCATCCTCAGTCTTGGTGGTTTCCTAAGCGCAAACTTCGAACAAATCATCAATCTGTTAAACCCGGTCAATTACGAAACGGGTGACGTCATCGATACTTATGTCTACCGGGTAGGTCTGCAGCAGTTTCAGTACAGCTACACGGCGGCCATTGGTTTGTTTAAATCGCTGGTAGGGCTCCTGCTAATTCTGGGGGCTAATCTGACCGTGCGAAAATTGAGCCGCGGCGAGAGCGGTCTATGGTAAAGGCAGGAGGAAGACAGTCATGAAAATAAAAAGATGGCAAGAGCTTATTGCACCCGCCATGATCTATCTTATTTTGTCCATCCTGGCACTCATCGTTGTGTACCCGTTCATTCATGTCCTGTCCGTCTCCTTCAGCGGTAGGGGAGAAGCACTGCGAAGCGGATTTCATTTTTATCCTCGGGATTTCGAGTGGGAAGCATACCGCGGGCTTCTGGACTATCCATTAATCTGGTCAGGATATGCGAATACGCTGTTTCGAATGGTCGTAGGCACGGCCTTAACACTTCTCGTTACCATCTGTGCCGCTTACCCGCTCTCCCGTCCCGATCTGCCCATGAAGCGGCTGCTGATCATGCTGCTGTTGTTCACGATGATCTTCGATGGCGGGATTGTCCCGCAATATCTATTAATCAAAGAACTGCATCTGCTTAACACACACTGGGTCTATGTGCTGCCATCCGCTGCCAATGCTTTTCATGTGCTTGTGATGATTTCGTTTTTCCGCTCCGTTCCGGATGCGCTGATCGAAGCAGCTCGTATCGACGGGGCAAGGGACTTGCGAATTCTGTTCCGGATTTTGCTCCCGCTGTCCATTCCATCTCTTGTGACAATCGGGCTCTGGAATCTGGTTTACCACATTAATGCGTTTATGGATAACCTGCTTTACGTCACCGATTCATCCAAATTCGTGCTGCAGCAGGTTGTCCGCCAGATCCTCATCGAGAGCAAACTTGACCCGTTTACTACGGCGACGCTTGCAACACCGCCTGCGCCGGAGAGCTTGAAAATGGCGGCTGTTATTGTCAGCTCCTTGCCGGTGATCGTCATGTATCCTTTCCTGCTTCGATATTTC includes:
- a CDS encoding carbohydrate ABC transporter permease; protein product: MKIKRWQELIAPAMIYLILSILALIVVYPFIHVLSVSFSGRGEALRSGFHFYPRDFEWEAYRGLLDYPLIWSGYANTLFRMVVGTALTLLVTICAAYPLSRPDLPMKRLLIMLLLFTMIFDGGIVPQYLLIKELHLLNTHWVYVLPSAANAFHVLVMISFFRSVPDALIEAARIDGARDLRILFRILLPLSIPSLVTIGLWNLVYHINAFMDNLLYVTDSSKFVLQQVVRQILIESKLDPFTTATLATPPAPESLKMAAVIVSSLPVIVMYPFLLRYFEKGTMIGSVKG